The following are encoded in a window of Camelus ferus isolate YT-003-E chromosome 20, BCGSAC_Cfer_1.0, whole genome shotgun sequence genomic DNA:
- the LOC106729279 gene encoding histone H2A type 1-B — MSGRGKQGGKARAKAKTRSSRAGLQFPVGRVHRLLRKGNYSERVGAGAPVYLAAVLEYLTAEILELAGNAARDNKKTRIIPRHLQLAIRNDEELNKLLGRVTIAQGGVLPNIQAVLLPKKTESHHKAKGK, encoded by the coding sequence ATGTCTGGACGTGGTAAACAGGGCGGCAAAGCTCGCGCCAAGGCCAAGACCCGCTCTTCGCGGGCCGGGCTCCAGTTCCCCGTGGGCCGAGTGCACCGCCTGCTCCGCAAAGGCAACTACTCCGAGCGTGTTGGTGCTGGAGCGCCGGTGTACCTGGCGGCGGTGCTGGAGTACCTGACGGCCGAGATCCTGGAGCTGGCGGGCAACGCGGCCCGCGACAACAAGAAGACCCGCATCATCCCGCGCCACCTGCAGCTAGCCATCCGCAACGATGAGGAGCTCAACAAGCTACTCGGTCGCGTGACTATCGCTCAGGGCGGCGTCCTGCCCAACATTCAGGCGGTGCTGCTGCCCAAGAAGACTGAGAGCCACCACAAGGCCAAGGGCAAGTGA
- the LOC116656648 gene encoding histone H1.4-like, giving the protein MFETVPAAPPAPAEKTPGKKKARKPAGATKRKVSASPVSELITNAVSASKERSGVSLAAMKKALPAAGYDVKNSHIKLGLQSLVNKGTLVQTKGTGASGSFILNKKATTRHAKPKAKKVGTANPKKAAGAVKSKARGATTPEKSVKTTPKKVKKTVATIRAKVAKSPKEFKTTKPKEVSKATAPKSKVSKSRKSTPKKEN; this is encoded by the coding sequence ATGTTTGAAACCGTACCTGCCGCACCTCCTGCTCCTGCGGAAAAGACTCCTGGGAAGAAAAAGGCCCGCAAACCCGCCGGTGCCACGAAGCGCAAGGTGTCCGCGTCTCCGGTGTCGGAGCTCATCACCAATGCTGTCTCTGCTTCCAAGGAGCGCAGTGGCGTGTCCCTGGCTGCGATGAAGAAGGCGCTGCCGGCCGCCGGATACGACGTGAAGAACAGCCACATCAAGTTAGGACTTCAGAGCCTGGTGAACAAGGGCACTCTGGTGCAGACCAAGGGCACCGGCGCCTCGGGCTCCTTTATACTCAACAAAAAGGCGACCACCCGGCATGCCAAGCCCAAGGCTAAGAAGGTAGGAACAGCCAATCCTAAAAAGGCTGCTGGGGCAGTTAAGTCCAAGGCGAGGGGCGCGACCACCCCGGAAAAAAGCGTTAAGACGACCCCCAAGAAGGTGAAAAAGACAGTAGCGACTATCCGGGCCAAGGTGGCCAAGAGCCCGAAGGAGTTTAAAACAACCAAACCGAAGGAAGTGTCCAAGGCCACAGCTCCTAAGTCCAAGGTAAGCAAGTCAAGAAAGTcaacccccaaaaaagagaattga
- the LOC102523067 gene encoding histone H2B type 1-C/E/F/G/I, with amino-acid sequence MPEPAKSAPAPKKGSKKAVTKAQKKDGKKRKRSRKESYSVYVYKVLKQVHPDTGISSKAMGIMNSFVNDIFERIAGEASRLAHYNKRSTITSREIQTAVRLLLPGELAKHAVSEGTKAVTKYTSSK; translated from the coding sequence atGCCTGAACCAGCGAAGTCGGCTCCGGCCCCGAAAAAGGGCTCCAAGAAGGCGGTGACTAAGGCACAGAAGAAGGACGGCAAGAAGCGCAAGCGTAGCCGCAAGGAGAGCTACTCGGTGTACGTGTATAAGGTGCTGAAGCAGGTTCACCCGGACACCGGCATTTCGTCCAAAGCCATGGGCATCATGAACTCGTTTGTCAACGATATTTTCGAGCGCATCGCGGGTGAGGCGTCGCGTCTGGCGCACTACAACAAGCGCTCGACCATCACGTCCCGGGAGATCCAGACGGCCGTGCGCCTGCTGCTTCCCGGGGAGCTGGCCAAGCACGCCGTGTCCGAGGGCACCAAGGCCGTCACCAAGTACACCAGCTCCAAGTAA
- the LOC102522043 gene encoding histone H2B type 1-C/E/F/G/I: MPEPAKSAPAPKKGSKKAVTKAQKKDGKKRKRSRKESYSVYVYKVLKQVHPDTGISSKAMGIMNSFVNDIFERIAGEASRLAHYNKRSTITSREIQTAVRLLLPGELAKHAVSEGTKAVTKYTSSK; this comes from the coding sequence ATGCCTGAGCCAGCCAAGTCGGCTCCAGCCCCGAAGAAGGGCTCTAAGAAGGCGGTGACTAAGGCGCAGAAAAAGGATGGCAAGAAGCGCAAGCGCAGTCGCAAGGAAAGCTACTCGGTGTATGTGTATAAGGTGCTGAAGCAGGTCCACCCGGACACTGGCATCTCGTCCAAGGCCATGGGCATCATGAACTCGTTCGTCAACGACATCTTCGAGCGCATCGCGGGCGAGGCATCGCGCCTGGCGCATTACAACAAGCGCTCGACCATCACGTCCCGGGAGATCCAGACGGCCGTGCGcctgctgctgcctggggagCTGGCTAAGCACGCCGTGTCTGAGGGCACCAAGGCCGTCACCAAGTACACCAGCTCCAAGTAA
- the LOC102522554 gene encoding histone H2A type 1 has translation MSGRGKQGGKARAKAKTRSSRAGLQFPVGRVHRLLRKGNYAERVGAGAPVYLAEVLEYLTAEILELAGNAARDNKKTRIIPRHLQLAIRNDEELNKLLGKVTIAQGGVLPNIQAVLLPKKSESHHKIKGK, from the coding sequence ATGTCAGGACGTGGAAAACAAGGTGGTAAGGCTCGGGCTAAGGCGAAGACCCGCTCTTCGCGGGCCGGGCTCCAGTTCCCCGTGGGCAGAGTGCACCGCCTGCTCCGCAAGGGCAACTACGCCGAGCGGGTCGGGGCCGGCGCGCCGGTGTACCTGGCGGAGGTGCTGGAGTATTTGACGGCCGAGATCCTGGAGCTGGCGGGCAACGCGGCCCGCGACAACAAGAAGACCCGCATCATCCCGCGCCACCTGCAGCTGGCCATCCGCAACGACGAGGAGCTCAACAAGCTGCTGGGCAAAGTCACCATCGCTCAGGGTGGTGTTCTGCCTAACATTCAGGCGGTGCTGCTGCCCAAGAAGAGCGAGAGCCACCACAAAATCAAGGGCAAGTAA